CAGTGGTCTGCGGGAGTGATTTATGGGGGCTGTTTGGAACACCTCACTGAGTCATTACAAAAAGGCCTCTTCAGGTGATTTACCAACTGCAGTAAAGGTGCCTTCAATACGTTGGCTGTTCAGCTCTCGTTATTCTTCATTTGTCATCTGTCTTTATGTGCTACTAGCTTGTGATTACCTTGAGGAGACCTTTGAACATCTTTTCAGCACTCTTCACTGTAAATAATGAATGCCTTCCTATTATTTATCGAAAGGGACTGCTAGGTAGCGTTTGTCTTTTGGTTGctgaaatagtttaaaaaatggaaatgccaGTAGCTATGGGAAGTTGTATTGTGTTCATCTATGTGTCCATATGGTAGAATATGGTACGTCCTTCACAGCACAACGAAACGTGATTGTGCCTAATTCCAATTTGTATGGCATTCCCATTAATGATGTCTGTTTAAGACATCCATTAAAGGCCCTTAATGTTAATTAACTGGACTATGCCAATAAAGTTCTATCAGCTTCCCCCTTTTAATTTAACATTATAGGCATTTAACAGATGTCTTAATTAGATGTTACACTGAAGGCTATGAGCAAAATTAAAATCGGGTCATTGCCCTGAAAGGAAAGTTTCTGCTATGATTTATGCTTTCTAcccctttgtttttccttctgaccTTTTGCAGGAAAACAAGGGATTTAATTTCGGAGAACGTTGAGAGGAGTAATGGGTACTAGGTAGAATAACAACTTGGGTCTAACAACTTTAACACATATTGTTCTTATTTCACAGATGtaaattcactgaaaaaagCTTCTACTCTTTGGCACTTTCAAGCGTGTTTATCTGTACTTTCAAAGGTTTCCCAGTGTTTCTTTCTCCTAGTTTCCTATTGGTGTGAAATGATTGTATTTCCCTCTATAAAATATAAATCTCTAGCAAAACCACTGTCTGTTTTCCCCATCTCAAGGGCAGTACTTCATATAATTGCAACAAAGATTTATTTCTATACCAACTACTTTATTTCCTGACTtcaaaggaggaagagaagcagTCTGCTCTTGAAAACCAGTATTGCCCATGCTGTGATTTCAACTGATCAGTCTGGTTCAGTGATGCTGAATCTGGTTTGTGTCTGAGGGATGTGCCAGGGAGATGCAGCTCTCCTGTAAACTCTCTCAGCAACAGGTCCAGAAAGGAATTAGGAACTTTGGAGGCCAACTGACTTGAGGGCTGACTGGCACACTTAGTGTTTTCATAGGACTGGGAAGGATTGGAGGTGGTGATGATCTTTGGCTTTCTCACGGCTGATAAATGGCTTGTGTGCTCTGTAGTGCAGTTAAGAGCTCTAGCTGGAGCTGTCCTCCTGAACCCAGTATGAGGCTTTGGTGTGTAGTGTATGTGAGAAACAGCTATGttctctttaaagaaatgaTGCTGGTTGGCTACAAATGCTTGAATGGTGGCAGGGAAAAACTCCCTCCTCCTAGACACGGGTCTTTCATTTGATCCTGAAATTGACTTGGTGATTTAAATTGAAAGCTTCAGAAAGCTACCTCTATAACATAAACACCATAGAGGCTcttttacaacagaaaaatgtgaagtgaCCTAAACATGTGGGTCACTTCCACCTCCCAAACAAGTCAAACCAGCCTAGTTAATGAGAGATTATAATCTGGGCAATCAAAAAAGGATCTGGAAGTATAGGGGGAGAGGGGGGTAGAAAAAAGGAGATTAAAAGGGGCTGAGGATATGTGAAGCACATGTACTCAATGCTGAACAAGTCTCCACTGGTGCGAGTATGGGGTCTCCATTACAACCACTGTTGCAGACTGctgcaaaaagcaaatatttagaAAAGGTTTAAACACTAGAAGCTTCTTTACAAGTGGTGCTTTATTACGGGTGATTGGTGAGTTTAGAAGACTTATGCTATAAAAGTACCTGACTGCTTGTGTTCCAGTGATACAGTGCTCACAAACAAGTGATATAAATTGCCATCCATGCtagccttttttaaaattgtatgtaATGTGTACCTTTTAAtaagggtatttttttaaatgtataacATAAGACACCATGTCTAAGTATATATGAAAACAGGCTACAGTAAAGCTATAAATAGAGGTTAAATATTCATAAAGCAATTTTGTGGGTAACTGAAGATTGGGGGTCACTTCCATCTTCGAATTTCTAGCTTCAAGTGCTTCCCTGTTATATGATATGTTCCCTACACTCTGGCATGACAATATATATTTACTAATACAGTTGTATCTGATTTTAAGATTAAAGTAGTATGTTACTAGTAAGCCCCTGGTAAGCAAACAGCTTGCAGGGTTATATTCTTGTTCATATACATGTTATCTGTAACAATATTAACCACAGGGAAGGAAATACTCAAGGTAAAACCAATCAGTTGAAACAACGTACTTGCATATGCTTGCACCAAGCAAAGATGTTGATGTTGGCCCAGGAACGATTATAAAAGAGCAGTTGTTGCCTACAGTCTCATTGTAAGCATGTAATAGGCAGATAAAGCCCAATTTATACAGAAGGCACCAATAACATTTATCACAGTTACAAGACAATTTTCATTGCGCAAATTTATGATTATAAATTGAAGAAGTCAGGTAATCAATACCAATCAATACCAATAAAAGCCAGAATGTTATATACAAATAACAAAACAGATACAACAAACTCCAACAGTCTGAGAGACTGCTTTAAAGACAACAGGTACCAGTCATTCTTCAGTAAGAAGAAATGCTTTAGAAGTATTTCACATAGCTATTCTATTTCCAATCTGCCAGAAAACCTGGTatttaaactgaaggaaaacagcagaCATTTCTattaatatttctgattttctatGAAATCATAGGTCAATAGTTCCTTTCaacttgaatttttttgcaGATCGCTCACTTGCTCTAAGCTGGAACTTGCTTCCATAGATGTAGGAAATGAATCCATCAATCTCCAAGCTAAATACATTGTTAAGTTTGggaacaactgaaaatgcaaaaggaaataaattaacaaaagtGGACTAATGTAAATAAATCCCTGTTATGAAAATATACTGACATACCAGAGGATATTAGTCACATGTAGACTTGAAGtttgccacatatcaaggtTTTTATGCTTTagcatgagaagaaaaataaccaaaTCCTCTAAATTTTAAACTAGAATTATTAAAGTTAGTCCTCTTTCAGGAGCATGCACTAAGTGTTGCAGAGAACATCCAATGTGAATCAGATGAATAAGCCTTGTGCATAATCACGTTGGGTTCATTggaaatgattattttttttaattgctcatttctaatgaaatactttttgGTAAGATACTGGGCTGATACGTGGTCAGTAAAGACACTGACTTCTGCCACTATGCAAAGAACTGAAAGCACTGATATAAAACAAGGTACTTGAGAGGTGTAAGATGAGTAGTGTGTTTAAGAAATTTCTGATTATTTAAGTTGTGAAAAGCACTCAAAAAATTGTCTTATATACCTTTTAATTTGTCCTCTTTAGTGATAATTTTGAAGACATGTTTAAATTCCTGTAGAATGATTCCTGTTATCCCAACGTAAGAGGGGCACTTCGATTTTGTGACTGAAGGAACAGAACTATTTATTAGAAAATTTCAGACGCAGGCAGTTTATTTGCTCTTCTACAGTTGCCtcatgattttaaaaactgGTTTGCAATATTCTGAAGTAATGCAATTACAGTAATCACTAGTGAAACTTGCAGTTAATCTTTGCAAGTAACAACATGACTTTCAAGAGTAGTTGAAAAGTCATTCGCATTGGCAAGTAGAGAAAGAATCCATCAACATATGATCTCAGCTGTGTGATTCTAGAGTTAATGATGctgaaaggaatttaaaaataagtacatGAAATTTAGGAGTGTCTACTTAACTTcagataattttgaaaaagaaaacaaacagaatacCTGTAACAATAGCTCCATGGAGATCAGCTTTTAGCAGTTTGCCCTGAATCACGTGTGGTTGCCTTGAAGAAGAGGGTGGAatcagagggaaagaaaattatatggAAAGTTGGGTTTACAAAATTTGACCATGATTTCAATAGTCACAGCTTACAGAAATAGTACGTATCCTTATCAAGTAACTATGATGTTTCAAGCAGTAACTCAGTAAACCTGGAAATACCTACTAAATCAAAAACCACAGTAATTTTAGAATATCTCAACTCACACATCTGGTTTAAGACCATGACATAGGTCTCTGATATACTGTTTCCAGAGTTCATGCAGTGGTAGAAAGATGGCGTATCTGcagtaaaaagacaaaaagtattATACAAGAACTTAATTATCAAAAAATCTACTGGTTGACTACTGAGGTAATCCATATTTACAACAGAGTTAAGACTAACACTTAAGTTTTGTAATCTGCTCTTGTAACTTAACCTGTGAGGTAGCCCACTCCATACAACAGgtttactttattaaaaaaaaaaaaaaggcactaaGTATGGTCCTCTCTATTGACCCCAAATGGTGATGTGTTTTAGAGGATTGGGCCACATCTAAGACCGAAGAGATTTCTACTCTTTTATCTCCCCACTTACTTCATGTCAGCAACAGCAGGGGCTTTGTTCAGCATGCATTAATTAGTTCGAGGAACCTGATGCAGAATTTTGACCCTCTGGTCACACGCAGTCTaactttaaaaactgaagtcAGAGGTGGttgtatttcagtttgatttATTGTTATATTTAGGTatacaaaaggaaagagaagcagtACCAAACAGAAATGAATTTTCTAACTACACAGACAAGTGAACTCTTTTCTCATGGTGAAATGCCACAAACAGAGTCTCAGACAGACTTCACCTACGGAAGGGTTAGTGTCCAAGTGtacatgctgctgcttttacatACTTTTGATGTACTTCCCGCTTTTactacagaggaaaaatatttaaggtcTTACCTTTGCTGTTCAGGTTCAATTTCAAAAAGGCGCATTTCTCGCCTCTGCTTGGCAGTgaaaccttttgttttcttcttcttctgctttgtctttttttttgaataATGCTCAAGAACTACAGCTTTCCGAGTTAATATATCCTGGATAGCTTCGTCTTTCATTTTTGGCATACTGTGCTTCAGGAAGGCATTTACAAACGCTTTGGCCTCTTCTGATCCCTGAGgctaaagatattttaaaagacactttAAAATGctagattttaattaaattacgAACTTGCTGCTGACTAGTGGTTTTATCAAGTCGACAGAACCACCCGAGGAACGGCAGATCGACGCCCAAGTCCTGGAAGGCGTTCACACGCTGAAGCCCCGGGCGTGCAACGGCCTGGGCTCTTCTCACCGCGGGTGAGGAAAGGACCCTTTTCGCGTTTCGTTCGGAACGGCCAAAGCCACCGGCTGCGCACGGGGGGAACCGGAGGCGCTGCGGGGAAAGGGGCGAGACCGCCGGGGCGGCAGGCCCCGCTCctccggccgccccccccccccccccgcgccggggCCCCTCGGACGGCCGCCGGTACCTGGAGGTGCAGCTCCCCCGTCTCCTCCGGCGGCAGGCGGCGGTACAGCGACCCTGCAAGGCAGAGCGGGTCAGGGCGTCAGGCGGGGCCGCCGCGGCACCGGCCCCGGTGGCCCACCGGCCCTCACCCTCCATCGCGGCGGCGACCTGCGCCCGCGCAGGCGGTGACGACGGCCGGGGCGACCTGCGCCCGCGCAGGCGGTGACGACGGCCGGGGCGACCTGCGCCCGCGCAGGCGGTGACGACGGCCGGGGCGACCTGCGCCCGCGCAGGCGGCCGGGGCTGGGCGCCGGGTTTAACCCTTGGTGCGTGAGCGCTGCGCCTCGTTAAGCGGAGTGCCTTCGTGGGGAAGGAGGTCCAGGGAATAAACAACGAGCGGCGCTCTCCCTGTCGTTATGAGGGGCCAGCAGTACGTCAGGGCCGCTCCCGCGGCGCCGAAGCCAGGCGCGGGCCTGTGAGGGTGGTGCTGCCATGGCCTCTCCAGCCCTGGGGAACGGGGCACCCTCCGAACCTGGGCTGAGGTCAGACTTAAGGGGACCCACGCAAAACTCGCCTTCACGCGGGTCACGTGTCCAACATGCCAGCCATGGCTCCCCTCGTAAGCTGCGTGGGCAGCTGttggcagggcaggaggccaTGGGCGAGGGGGAGCCAGCCCTCTTCCTCTGGCCTTGCCTGATGACTGTGCGACAAAGTCATGAGGGACAAAAAAGGGTTGTTGGGTCCTTTTCGGCAAACAGGAGCCAAAAAAGGGGGGACAGTTGGTAGGTTCTGCTCACTAAAAAGCTTTTATAAAGAGTGCGTTACTACTCGGCAACAAGCCGGTATTTCTTTTGATATGCTATCTCCCCCGCTGCTGGTTAGGGTAGTAAATCCTAGCCTTAACCTCAAATTCCAGAGGCTGTGCTGGTAGAGGTAACCAAGATCCCCGTGTGTCCCAGGACGAGGAGC
This genomic window from Haliaeetus albicilla chromosome 10, bHalAlb1.1, whole genome shotgun sequence contains:
- the POP4 gene encoding ribonuclease P protein subunit p29, whose amino-acid sequence is MEGSLYRRLPPEETGELHLQPQGSEEAKAFVNAFLKHSMPKMKDEAIQDILTRKAVVLEHYSKKKTKQKKKKTKGFTAKQRREMRLFEIEPEQQRYAIFLPLHELWKQYIRDLCHGLKPDVQPHVIQGKLLKADLHGAIVTVTKSKCPSYVGITGIILQEFKHVFKIITKEDKLKVVPKLNNVFSLEIDGFISYIYGSKFQLRASERSAKKFKLKGTIDL